From the genome of Pseudoliparis swirei isolate HS2019 ecotype Mariana Trench chromosome 1, NWPU_hadal_v1, whole genome shotgun sequence:
TTCATCTTCAAAACTTCTACTCAAGGACCATTAATGTGTCAAAGGATACTTCATTATAATATGTGACTGTTCATCCGAATTTGCCTTGGATAGTGAAATGGCCGATGCGTGCATAAAGTTTGGTACGATTGATaaaagaaggaaataaatgagcggagctgaagcagttTGAGTTGAGGGATCACATTTCCTTCAGGACCCGACACATGAAGAGTTCTAGCGCTAAAGGAACACCACTCTGAGCGATTGAGACAATCGTTGAGTGCTGAGCTGGTCCTTACCAATCTGTTTTTCAATGTCTGCAACCTCATCTGGAGTTGCTCTGGGCAGGATGCCAGGGTCTGTGAGGCTGGTCTGGAGCAAGGTGATGACCACAAACACAAAGAGGCCTCCTCCAATAACAGGTATGCAGCTGGTCAGGTGTTTGACCAGGAAGGGACAGCTGTGATATGGGGCAGAGACAGGTGGATAGACGATGAATTACACGTGGACCAAATCAAAGGCTGGAGACTGAACCCCGTCTAATAACATAGCCTACTTGTTTCACCCACCAGGGGATGTAGTTTTGATTAACAGCCAGTGTATTTAATTGCAATCTGAAATCCATGGAGACGGAACACACTTTTCACTACACTGTACTAGAAATAAGAAATCTTCACATTCAAGCACTATTCCCAATCATAGGACATGTTGGTCTTATTAACAGTTACACAGATTAAGTACAATATTTACGTTAAACCCAAACAGGGCACATCCACACATAGTAAACAGGAATGCAAAATCGTACCAGACTTCATAATGAAATCTGACCCTTTTTAAGTTGACTTGCCCATTAGTAAATGAATTGCTCTCATCAAACATGAATAAGGACATTTTATGAATCAGTCGAAGCTTCTCTACGGTtcggcatacacacacaccagacatgAACACTTGTTTTTGAGTTAAGTTCATTTAAATAGCTGGTTTCCCTCATACTGCTACAGTGGTGTGGAAGCTAGTATGCATTGGCGTCCTCATCCTTGAACGTGTGCTCTATTCGCCAGGACAGCGACTGAACTCACGGGTGAGACATAGAATAATGTGATATCAAAACTCGAACTCACTCAAATATGAAGAACAATCCACTTGTGATGAGGATGAGGCCCAGGGTGAGGGGCAGGACCCCACTCTGCCGGGCCACTATGATCCGTCCATCGCAGTAGAAGCGATTCTTTCCCGGGAAAACttgccacttcctcctccgtcctttgggctcctctctctcggGTCCGAGGCGAGGCGGAGGGGTCGGCGTCGGCGTCTGGAGTGTCCGGGGGTCGATTTGTTGATACTCGCACTTCTTCATGGTTTCACAACGAAGTTTGGCTGCTCGGTCCCAATTCGGAGAACCGGGGCGTTTGGCCGACGGTCGCCAACATCACCGGCGGTGCAACCGTAGTCATTCGAGGGCGAAAACACAAAGCGTATCCGCTACGACGAGTATCTAGTTGTAAATAAACCCCAAAGAGCCCATGCTCCAAATCACACCCGCGGTAACATTACTTTCCTTATCACGCACTCCTCTTTAAGTCTGTCTCCGGAGAGTCTTCGCATACATTCAGGCACCGAGCCACTGGTCATCGTTCGCGTTCAGACAAATCCGCGGACTATTTAACATCAGCAAACCCAAAATCCAGTTATCATTGCTAGGGCGTTAGCTCGCGCGTCTTGCACATGATAGCAACCCCTTTTTGGTTTTCTCCACAAGTCTCGTGTGCATACATCAACAGTAGCACTAAACTATGTGTTTTAACTCATGTGAATCTCCTACAAAATAGTCCCGACGAATTTGTGGAAAGTATCGGTTTGGCTACGCTGTCAAAAAAAACAGTCGTTCGGTGTTACGGTTTATCTGGCGACTTTCAGCCAAAtgcgtccgttgttgtcgtagttacggcagCATTTGACAATAGGAAGATaacacgcagctgtcctcgTGATTGCCGTATTGCTaaatttgtatataatatatacgatATATATCAGAGGGTTTGACACTGTATAAAAAAATTCAACAATATGGCCTTTACGAAAACAGCTACGTTTGTTCTTCCTATTTTCAACAGCTGTCGTAATTACGAAAACAACAGGCGCAGTCGGCTGAAAGtctccagttaacacggtcactTGTTAAATCATAACACCGGTCAAACCAGCTGTTGTTCAACTTTACACAAAGAAAAGGTTTTCATTTCCGGTTAgtgttctttcaaaataaatgtaatattcatAAACGCATTACATTTTAGGGATAAGGATGATCATGCATAATTTGTAGAATTTGATAATTATGCAAATATGGTATACAGTTAAAATATCGACCTCCTCTGTCAATTAATTGCTACGTGACGCAAAATACACCATTGTAAAATTACAGGAGCAATTGTACTTTTATTTCCAAAGTCATAACCGGAAGTCCGACCTCCTGTTCCAGCTACCTGGTGCTTCTCCGCCACCTTGACGCTCAGGTACGGAGCAGGTAGACAACTCGACAGAAATGCACACTTTTAGTTCATTTGATACACGGGACGTTAAGAAAGTATTTAAACAGACATGTTTAATGCGAGGCGGCGAAGAAAGACGACAGTAGTTGGGATGTCAGTCGGTGGACGCAGCGTGTAAACTGAGAGGAGGCGAATGTTTAGTGAGTCACTAGTTAACTGTCCTCTAATGGAGGAAACGGTCGCCATGAAAAGTTAAAATAACTCTTATAATGTGACATGAAAAGGCGTGTGGCTAAGTGTGTGTCAAACGGTGAAGCAAATGGAAAATTAGTGAAGACTATTGTGTGAAGAAGAAATAACCGCAACATATTTTCATTTTAGTTGTCGGTTCATTAGCTGTGGGCTAATAATAACTCCATGGTATAGCTTCTGTACACAACCATGGCACGGAACGCCAACACTATTTGATGATATGATAAAGTAAAGCTCTTTATGTTgttaatacatatgtataaacggTCAAACTTAAGCAAATGTAAATTCGGACTTAATGGGAGCTTTTCCTTGAATTCGGCATCCACAACGGATGcttattgctttaaaaaaatgttttaaaaaggtttAATATAAATCTGCTGCAATAGTGTCGGTCATCAAACAAACAAGGGtggcattaaaacattttaaatttaacCTTGTGAAATTGAGTTTATTCAGGACAGTGTAAACACGGGATGTGGGTTTACACTAAGCACTTTGCTTGTGGGTATATGGAATTATGTTTAACCTTTTCACGTCATGTGTATAGCTTTTCTTCATTCAACAGTTGCAATTTAatagattaatttatttttagaaatCCCCGTGACATCATGCAGTGACTAGTGTGATTACTGTGCGCTCACACATCATCCAGGGAACCAGTTGGGTCACTTCACCTGCCACCTGGGGATCGTAGTTTCACATTTGTTTTGAAGAGAGATGCCCTCAGGCGGTCTCCAGTGATTTTAGTTTTCGCAAGCTTTGATAACTTGTTTCGTGATGCAATTTCCCACACTGTCTCACAGCGCGAAGTTACACCTCAAATGAACTCATTTTCTCTCGTGCTTGTACAGATTCTGGGGGCCAGTAAGTCATGTCAGCCGGCAGCGTTGGCAGTCTGAAGCACAGCCAAGGACCCGGCAGCTATAGGCATGGAACTAGCCGGAGCAGCAGCCAGAGGTCGTCCTACGAGGAGCGCTGTGTCGACCCGGTGGAGGACCGGCTCCCCACCCCAGAGCCAAAGTTAGTCCACAGAGCTCATCTGAAAGACGCCGATGAGAAGGAGTGTGAGTCCATTGGCTTCATTCCTGGCTCAGCCGACCCGTCCTCCGCGACACAAACCTGCAATCCCTGCTCTCCTCAAAGGGGCTGCAGGACCTTTGTGTGCAGCGTGCTCACCTGCGGCCTGTACCGGGTGTGCCAGCGGTCCATCCTCGCTCCGAGCCTGGCGCCGAACGAGAGCACCCTCGACGAACCAGAGAAGGTGAGCCTCCAGTCCGTGAACCCAGAAGGCGACAAAGAGGAAGACGGTACATACTGGCCAGGGGACGTCCGCATCGCCGGAGTCAAAGTTGACAGTCCGAGAGAGTACTTGGAAGTTGAAACTGAATCTCCGACATATGGGCCAACACAGCCCAGCCACCCGTCTTTGCACGAGTCCATGAGGTTCTATGACTGGGAAGATGGCGAGGAGGACGTGGACTCGCTGATTACGAAGAAGCTGCTGGAGCTCTACTCTGAGTATCAGATCGAAGAGTTGGCCAGGTGCACCACAGACTCTGTGTTCCTGAAGAAGAGCAAGGCCATCAACCAGCTCATCAACTCGCTGGCGGAGGAGCACAAAATGGGCGAGCAGGAGGCGGAGTGCCGGCTGGTGCGCGGCATCATCCGCATCAGCACTCGGAAGAGCACCAAGAGGAGGCCGCGCTCCTCCAGGAGGGAGAGGACGCTGTCGGACAGCGGGAATGAGACGATGAGGGAGGGCGATTCCTTTTCATTGAGCAACAACAGTGAGTGGTAGTTTTTCCTCTCGTCACAAGTCCCAAAAATATCAGCGTTGCCTTTGAAACGCCATTCATATGCTTTTCTTCCATCGAGTGACCATCACTCTCTTTTACTCTGTCTGCTAAAGATGATTACAAATCCAATCCAAACATCCAGATATCTGAACTGACCTCCTCGGACAAGTGTGCCAGAGATATGTGGAGGGCCAATGGAGGTAAGAAACCTGtctttattatgttattactcCTCTAGCATTTAATGAAAGTTGGATGTAACTTGAGTCGTGTGTCATTTACTTATTTGGTTTTACAGTAGTTTGATGAGTGGCTTTAAATAATTTCCATGTTTATTTTTCCATAACTCCGCTGCTGTAACAAGGGAGGTCCTTCATGCGTGAGAGCCAACAGTGTTTGCATGAGAAAAAGCACAACAGCCGTTTCACTTCCTGATCAATTCTGACTTTCAGCATCCGCTTTTATTTCAGATGAGACAACCGGTCAGAAATTGAAGGATATTAAGAATTTGGTTTTGGCAGATGTTGCTGTAAAAtcaatttatttcattattttagttCTTTACATTTGGTGATAGAATGTCGATACTCAGGTTCAGGGCTGTAGCCTCATCGTCAGCCAGATGCATCCTGAGCTCTAGTTTGGATTTAGATTCATCATATTTTTATCAATTTATTTCAGTTTCAGTAAACTTCACGACCCAAAATAAAGGGCTAAATAAGTTGTTCTCAAACATTTTTAGTCAACAAAAACAACTCCATGCATGAATACAAATACACTGCCCAAAGCTGTCAGGGGTTTTAGACACAAGAAACAAGTTTCCATTGAACCTGAGAGCAAGATCTTCTTTTTCATACTCTCATTTTTAAATACTGGACTCGTAACTTCTAGTTATTAAATAGTAAAATCTAAACTACCCACCCAGGTTGAAATGACCTCTGTGTCCTTCATGTGCAGGTTTTGGACTTCTGGTATTATTTTACAGTTTGCTTTTGTGTGATTACAACTAACTATTCAATGAAATTTCGTACTACACAACAAGTTTTAAAGCACCTTTTGTAGAAAATAGAAATATGGCCgataaaaaaaactgtgtgtgGTGCAGTTTCGCTGGAAAACAGTGAGTCGGCATTAATTACCTCTACCAAGGTGCCTGAAAAATGATCTTCTTCTATGGAGACCATTTTGTGATTTGTTAATCTTTACTGTGTCTGCCATATAACTATTCGTAGGCCGTCACCAATAGCAAACTGAAAACGTAAATCATTTTACTCTGGGAAGTGAGAAAGCCAAAAGATCTCGCGCTGCAGGGTGGACCTGAGACCGCACATCCCCAACATCCGTGTGTCCGATTTTTAGGTGGGAACACAGATGAAAAGATGAGAACATGGACCTCATGCAAGCACATTTATGTCGTTTCTACTACATCTCTTACATTTTGTGTCCAGCTCACTGGAGCAAATGTTCGTAATGAGATTCATTTAACGCTCTTAACTCCACCAGCTTGTTGCTGATCGCTTGTTTCAACTTGGTGAACGTGACCCGGTCGTCTGTTACTGCGACGTCTCGTCAGATTGCGATGTACTACGAGAATAAATAGGGGAATAGAAAGGTGTTTTTTGATGGGAGGGGCTTAAGAAATTGGAATATTATACGGTGACGCTCCACTGCTCTGTGCAATGCAGGACGTTTAACCATCCGTGTGCTTCCTCATGGGAACATCTGCAAACCCGtttgtttctttaaacatttgctGAATCCAGATGTGCACCGAATTAAGTGAGTTATGAGGAATTCAAGTGTTTCCATGGAGTTGATTGGACCCTGGAACtcattttaaaatattcaaAGTCTCGGGTCTGCAGAGTAATAATAACAGGCATGGTTCGTTAAACATTCCACATATTATATTCACATTGAACCCTCAATGGACCAAGTCTTTGCGGATGACACAAAATAAATCCAAgtcattattaatatattttcctGTTGTATCATCCTGCCTGCAGCTAGCTATGGTAACGGGTAATCTATCAAGTGTTGGTGATGTCTGCATCTGCATGAGCTCCTGGAAGTCCACAAGTTCTCCGCTCGTGTTATGTGCTAGTTACcaaaaagcacgactcagacacaGACAAGACAGATGTGATGTTTTAGTTAGTTTTAAAGGTCAAACGAAGATCAGTCAAGAGCAAGAGAGAAGCaaggagcagaaggagggagagagagaatcagaaGCAGGGGGGCAGGGCAGGGGGCAGAACAGGTCAGTATACTAATAATATAAGCTAATAAAAGAACTTGCacaacacacaatcacaacaaGGACAAGGGGAGGAGTggtaagaggagagagagggggagggagggaatggGAGAAGGGGCAGAGGGTAAGGAAGGAAGGGTGAAGGGACTAAGGGACtaggtgggagggaggggggaggtgaggGGTGGTGGAAGAggtggactgacgagatggaaGCAGGATCTGATGATGATATATCCTTCCTCCTGGGCGCGCCGCCTGTGTTGGTGcctgtatgtttttttgttgttttgttttttttgtgtttttttttgtttctttctttcgagAAGAGCTCAGAGAGCTCAGGGAACATCAGGAGCGGTACCAGCGAACGTTTACACTTCTTATTTTAACTGGACATTTTTTAAGAATGGTGGAGGTACTGATATTTTTTGCTGCGTGAGACCGGGCGGAGAGCGGGACGCCGGGGCTTGCGGGAGGGGCGGGAAAAAGGATCGCAGGCGGGCCacgccgggcatatttctctccaactcTCAACTCTTTCAAACGTCAGCACTCTGGCTGCAACTGACTGAACTCCAGCTGGTCTCCTCATGagactccatcctcctcttctatcCATCCCAGATGGGAAACAGGCTCATCGCTATCCCAGCTGCTGGCTTCCAGCTGACTGGCTGCTCTCCCCGGAAAAGCCGGGGCTCTCGGGAGGGAGAACCTTGGAAGCAAAGGCAACGGCGTGTACGCAATTAGCAACGTGAACCGGAGCTGTAACGCGCCGGACCTACTGCACAGCACTCTGCCTGTTCACCGGATCTCCCCCACGTGAGTCCCTTCCGCTAGTTCCTCCCCAAGTTTACATGTTTCATTCATCTGGCCACGCCGCACAGGCAGCCGAGGGGAGCTCGCCGGGCCGGACTTTACCTTGCGGTTAGGGATTGTACTGTTCTTTGACctccttaaaataaaattttaacTCCTAATATAGAGAACAATCCTACTAGAGACTACTAAATTCTGGACCACTGAGACACCAACCATTCTGGACCACAACAATCCAGCGGGCTTATCACGCcccgagctgcactgggaaacgtGAAACTCACCATCATCATGGTTCATCTTCATCCAGGCAGAGAGCGAGACTAAAGCTGAGTCAACCTGTGGTGAAGTGAGGTGTGAAGTGAAGTGCTTGCTGGAGGGGATCTGGGACTTGGAGACTGCTGGAGACTGCTGTCTTCAGGACTGCAGGACTGTACTCCAGCTGTAAGGCTGTAACTCACACTTCTGTATCGAGGACAGCTGCTCAGCTGTAAcgtccagggtgagttataacgaGCCAGTTGGTTGTTACACAGAGAAAGGAAGCCAAGAAGGACAGAAGGACCAGGGTGGGGACTGTGACAGAGACCTGTACACCTGTACAGAGTCCAAAATTAGGTGAGAGAGCGGAGAGATGTACCTGCAGCTGCAACACAGCTCTGAGCAaagcgactctgcttctgtctggaggggCCTGGCTGGATCCTGTCAGGCCAGCCCACAGATACAACTCATCACCACAAGCCTCCATGAACAGACCATGAACAATGAGTTCTACAGCAGGTTTGACTAAATTGGTTCTGATCCCATCCAGAAGACCCAGCAAGCACATACAGCCCATCCCCATCAGCCCAAGCCCATCAGGGACCCATCCCCAGCCCCCCCCCAGCATCAGGCAGACACCCCTCTTCAATCTCCTCCATCACGagaggggctcctggagagagagagcagaagcTCAACCCCAGAGCCTCTCGGCCCCCCTCCAAGCCCGACGACTGTCTCCCTCAGCCCCTCACACTGTGACCAGCTGTCCCTCCCCTGTCTCAAGACATCCTCCCAGCCTCCTCCACGGCCCAGCCCATCGCCCTCCAGCCTGCCCCCAACCTCACCCAAATCCCAAGATCACAGACCCAATGACTACAGGgtcatcgccctgacctctggccTCATGAAGTCCTTTGTCCGCTTGGTCCTcacacacctcaagaccatcaccccTCACTCCAGTCCACTGCAGTTCGCCCCCTCACAGACGCAGGAGCCAGTCAACACAAGTCTGCACTCCATGCAGTCAACATACATCTCCACACGCCAGGCACGCCAACGACTCCCCAGTGGATCTTTGCTCTCATCCATCCGCTTTCTGCTGCAGCATGTACTTTTCCAGCTGCatgtgcccgactccacctgcaggtggatcacagacttcctgaccgacaggaagcagcacgtgaggctgggaaacacgtctcaggctcccggaccaccagcacgggttccccaaggctgtgttctctcctctgctgttctctgtacaccaacagctgcacctccagtcaccagtccgtcaagctcctaaagttcgcggatgacaccaccctcattggactcatctctggtgggacgagaccgccacaggtgggagactgaccacctggtgacctggtgcagccagaacaacctggagctcaacgcctaaagacagtggagatggttgtggatttcaggaggaatgcagccccacccgccctcatcctgtgtgactcctgtggagtcctaccgccctgggctccatcatctcccaggacctcaagtgggagctgaacatccgctccatcaccaagaaggcccagcagaggatgttcttcctgaggcagctgaggaaattcaacctgccaggagaatgatggtacaattcacaggccatcgttgagtccatcatctgctcctccatcaccgcctggcaccctgcagccacagccaaagacaagcgcaggctgcagagcatcatccgctcggccgagagggttatcggttgcaatctgccttcctccaggtcctgttcacttccaggtcactgaagcgggccggaaagattggggaggaggctgcgtccatcatgaccaagaccacccgccacaccaataggtTTTCCgaggcggtcgggctcatcaatggacccggactgactgactgtcaccccaggactccACACAcgccactttaacatgcactttaactaaaacacacaccacTTGACACCCAaacaaactgtttctgattctgattctgatagttagacaggatgaaaacaactaataactagaatgggcactcggtagagcgcataccttcgcatatcacaagattgggcattgaattatgaaaatgttggcattagttgcatgtcaattggatagaaattgaccgtgctatggtaaaaagaagattttgacctttttcatgaccttgacctttgacccgattgatcccaaaatctaatcaaatggtccccggataataaccaatcatcccaccaaatttcatgcgagtcgctttaatactttttgtgttatgcgaataacacgcatacaaataaatatataaatacacggcgatcaaatcattacctttcgcattttcaatgcgatggTAATAATCCTTCACACGGTATCTTTTAAgtgtgtttccctttttatGGAGAAAGGCAGATTAGCTGCACGCAGGGTCCAAAAGGGTGGAAGAGGATCCTATTTTGTTCATCAACTTTCCAACATac
Proteins encoded in this window:
- the kdf1b gene encoding keratinocyte differentiation factor 1, with amino-acid sequence MSAGSVGSLKHSQGPGSYRHGTSRSSSQRSSYEERCVDPVEDRLPTPEPKLVHRAHLKDADEKECESIGFIPGSADPSSATQTCNPCSPQRGCRTFVCSVLTCGLYRVCQRSILAPSLAPNESTLDEPEKVSLQSVNPEGDKEEDGTYWPGDVRIAGVKVDSPREYLEVETESPTYGPTQPSHPSLHESMRFYDWEDGEEDVDSLITKKLLELYSEYQIEELARCTTDSVFLKKSKAINQLINSLAEEHKMGEQEAECRLVRGIIRISTRKSTKRRPRSSRRERTLSDSGNETMREGDSFSLSNNNDYKSNPNIQISELTSSDKCARDMWRANGGHTSGCPTAYSPSSPTEANSSGVPLNLTSVRT